Proteins encoded in a region of the Phaenicophaeus curvirostris isolate KB17595 chromosome 1, BPBGC_Pcur_1.0, whole genome shotgun sequence genome:
- the RAD52 gene encoding DNA repair protein RAD52 homolog, translating into MPESQGRDSESHISGNSSSTSNSAACFGQYQYTASEYQAIQHALRQRLGPEYISSRQAGGGQKVCYIEGHKVISLANEMFGFNGWAHSVTQQNVDFVDLNNGRFYVGVCAFVKVQLKDGSYHEDVGYGVSEGLKSKALSLEKARKEAVTDGLKRALKCFGNALGNCILDKDYLRAVNKLPRQTPPEFDLVKAKREDYEPEIEKARYNSCLERQSAGGRQHCEMASTCKPGQTEAAVAMVDQKEPNSSRNTDSSAIECDATYQRKLRQKQLQQQFREQMEKKHQVPAVTRNGKQATSDPPVKHSTPAAAQQDLAIEEEFFADDPELWDVSFETVDLKIMGHKMADASAGCQASEMPHRHHQMMTRNRTPHRTNHHKASARFAPLQPSATTTSNSSCANQPASECSPHRRSQSLKKRRLEPM; encoded by the exons ATGCCTGAAAGTCAAGGAAGAGACAGTGAAAGCCACATCAGCGGCAACAGTTCCAGCACTAGTAATTCAGCTGCTTGCTTCGGACAG TATCAATACACAGCAAGTGAATATCAAGCTATCCAGCATGCGCTTCGTCAGAGACTGGGTCCAGAATATATCAGCAGTCGGCAAGCTGGAGGAGGACAAAAG GTCTGTTACATTGAGGGTCACAAGGTAATCAGCCTGGCTAATGAGATGTTTGGCTTCAATGGCTGGGCTCATTCAGTCACTCAGCAGAATGTTG ACTTTGTTGACCTCAACAACGGCAGGTTCTACGTAGGGGTCTGTGCCTTTGTGAAAGTTCAGCTTAAG GATGGGTCATACCATGAAGATGTGGGGTATGGAGTCAGTGAAGGCCTAAAGTCTAAGGCCTTGTCCCtagaaaaggcaagaaaggaGGCAGTAACGGATGGACTGAAGAGGGCACTCAA GTGCTTTGGGAATGCTCTTGGGAACTGCATCCTCGACAAAGACTATCTACGAGCCGTGAATAAGCTTCCACGTCAG ACACCCCCCGAGTTTGATTTGGTCAAAGCTAAGAGAGAGGACTATGAGCCTGAAATAGAGAAAGCAAGATACAACAGCTGTTTGGAAAGGCAGAGTGCAGGAGGAAGACAACATTGTGAGATGGCATCTACTTGTAAGCCCGGTCAGACAGAAGCTGCTGTAGCGATGGTAGATCAGAAAGAGCCAAACAGTTCCAG AAATACAGACTCCTCAGCTATTGAGTGTGATGCCACTTACCAGCGGAAACTGCGACAAAAGCAGCTACAGCAACAGTTCCGGGAACAGATGGAGAAAAAGCATCAGGTTCCAGCAGTCACTCGTAACGGCAAACAGG CAACATCCGATCCTCCTGTAAAGCACagcactccagcagcagcacaacagGACCTGGCAATAGAAGAGGAGTTCTTTGCAG ATGATCCTGAACTCTGGGACGTTTCCTTCGAGACCGTCGATCTTAAGATAATGGGTCACAAAATGGCAGATGCGTCAGCTGGATGCCAGGCATCTGAAATGCCCCACAGACATCATCAAATGATGACGCGCAACAGGACGCCTCACAGAACGAACCACCACAAAGCTTCTGCTAGATTTGCGCCGCTGCAGCCGTCTGCCACGACCACGAGCAACAGCAGCTGCGCCAACCAGCCCGCCTCAG AGTGCAGCCCCCACAGAAGAAGTCAAAGCTTGAAGAAAAGGAGACTAGAACCTATGTAG